In Sulfurimonas hongkongensis, the following proteins share a genomic window:
- a CDS encoding LptF/LptG family permease codes for MLLFKYISFHYLKFFFIILSALVMFLVGFDYMDNADSLSESANLVLIYLVYKVFFAIDMLLPLSLIFAMISTKIFLIRSNALVSFYSLGYSRIDVLKPFVVVSTLVIILFISLHSLSSFSRAEEFSKNIRKNSAYLSPTKDLFFTHKDKYIYFSEMLPLQERAEGIRVFSIKDNILKEVIVASSAIYRDDSWYIAKADIITKPDDMSFDSPGMKIKEAKSLNILEGFRPKMLDQVYEGKVNFTIKNAIDALFLLKDQNINTSAIKGALYKIFIYPFFVPCLVVIIFFFVPISVRFLNVSLFSFGAILATLLFWGILFMLIELSNNKTIPSEIGVVAPVVILFLIATRQWRKYRIRR; via the coding sequence TTGCTACTATTTAAATATATCTCTTTTCACTACTTAAAATTTTTCTTTATAATACTAAGTGCATTAGTGATGTTTTTAGTAGGTTTTGACTATATGGATAATGCTGATTCCTTGTCTGAATCAGCCAATCTAGTACTAATTTACCTTGTATATAAAGTTTTCTTTGCCATCGATATGCTTCTGCCACTCTCTTTAATCTTTGCGATGATATCTACAAAAATTTTTCTTATTCGCTCAAATGCCTTAGTCTCTTTTTACTCTCTTGGCTATTCAAGAATCGATGTACTAAAACCTTTTGTTGTAGTCTCAACCCTTGTTATAATTCTATTTATTTCACTACACTCACTTTCAAGTTTCTCACGTGCAGAAGAGTTTTCTAAAAATATACGAAAAAATTCAGCATATCTAAGTCCTACAAAAGATCTCTTTTTTACGCACAAAGACAAGTATATATACTTCTCTGAGATGCTGCCTCTTCAAGAGAGAGCCGAGGGAATTAGAGTCTTTAGTATTAAAGACAATATTTTAAAAGAGGTTATAGTAGCATCTTCGGCCATCTATAGAGATGACTCTTGGTACATCGCAAAAGCAGACATCATTACAAAACCAGATGATATGAGCTTTGATTCACCTGGGATGAAGATAAAAGAGGCTAAAAGTCTAAATATATTGGAGGGTTTTAGGCCTAAGATGCTAGATCAAGTCTATGAGGGAAAGGTAAACTTTACTATAAAAAATGCCATAGACGCACTTTTTTTACTAAAAGATCAAAATATAAATACTAGTGCCATAAAAGGAGCACTCTATAAGATATTTATCTATCCATTTTTTGTCCCTTGCTTGGTTGTTATCATCTTTTTCTTTGTTCCAATTAGTGTTAGATTTTTAAATGTATCTCTCTTTAGTTTTGGGGCGATCCTTGCAACACTGCTTTTTTGGGGGATTTTGTTTATGCTTATAGAACTATCAAACAACAAAACAATACCTAGCGAGATAGGAGTTGTAGCACCTGTAGTTATACTCTTTTTAATAGCTACTAGGCAGTGGCGAAAGTATCGCATACGAAGATGA
- the lysA gene encoding diaminopimelate decarboxylase produces MNFKQLATKYKTPLYVYNLDYMSERYKELKEAFKGRKSILAYAVKANSNLSVVKHFGDLGSGADCVSIGEVRRALLAGIPPYKVIFSGVGKSDDEIREAILSDILYINVESEAELFRVEQIAKELGSVSRISVRVNPNIDPKTHPYISTGLHDNKFGVDIDSAKRMYVLAKNSTALDPVGIHFHIGSQLTHLEPIYESAVIVADMVRSLLAIDIELKFFDIGGGLGVTYDKEVTIKPYDYAQAILGAIKGLDLTIICEPGRFLTANAGYFLTKVLYEKQNGDKKFVVVDGAMNDLLRPSLYNAYHKIEALVEDKSKTKVVDVVGPVCESGDFFAKNYELPEVKRNDLLIIHSAGAYGFGMGSNYNTRGRSAEVAVKGGEDRLIREREEFEDIIALEKEFI; encoded by the coding sequence ATGAACTTTAAACAATTGGCAACAAAATACAAAACTCCACTCTATGTATATAATCTTGATTATATGAGCGAGAGATACAAAGAGTTAAAAGAGGCATTTAAAGGTAGAAAATCAATCCTTGCCTATGCAGTAAAAGCAAACTCAAACCTTAGTGTGGTTAAACACTTTGGGGATTTAGGAAGCGGAGCAGATTGTGTCTCTATTGGTGAAGTTCGTCGTGCTCTCTTGGCTGGAATTCCTCCTTATAAAGTTATTTTCTCAGGTGTTGGAAAGAGTGATGATGAGATTCGCGAAGCGATTTTAAGCGATATACTCTACATAAATGTTGAGAGTGAAGCTGAACTTTTTAGAGTTGAGCAGATTGCAAAAGAGTTGGGTAGTGTATCTCGCATAAGTGTAAGAGTAAACCCAAATATAGACCCCAAAACTCATCCATATATCTCAACAGGATTGCATGATAACAAGTTTGGTGTAGATATAGATAGTGCAAAAAGAATGTATGTCTTAGCTAAAAATTCCACCGCACTTGATCCTGTTGGCATCCACTTTCATATAGGCTCACAACTAACACACTTAGAACCAATCTACGAGTCAGCAGTGATTGTAGCAGATATGGTTCGCTCACTTCTTGCTATAGATATAGAGCTAAAGTTTTTTGATATTGGTGGTGGACTTGGTGTGACTTATGATAAAGAAGTAACGATAAAACCTTATGATTATGCACAAGCGATTTTGGGTGCTATAAAAGGGCTTGATTTGACCATCATCTGTGAGCCGGGTAGATTTCTGACTGCAAATGCTGGATACTTTTTAACTAAGGTTTTATATGAGAAACAAAATGGGGATAAGAAGTTTGTTGTAGTTGATGGTGCTATGAATGACCTGCTTCGTCCAAGTCTTTACAACGCTTATCATAAGATAGAAGCACTAGTAGAAGATAAGAGTAAAACTAAAGTGGTAGATGTTGTTGGCCCTGTTTGTGAGAGCGGTGACTTCTTTGCAAAAAACTATGAGCTACCAGAGGTAAAACGAAACGACTTGTTAATCATCCATAGTGCTGGAGCTTATGGTTTTGGTATGGGAAGCAACTATAATACAAGAGGAAGAAGCGCAGAAGTAGCCGTAAAGGGTGGTGAAGACAGGCTTATAAGAGAGCGAGAAGAGTTTGAAGATATTATAGCTCTTGAGAAAGAGTTTATTTAA
- a CDS encoding HAD-IIA family hydrolase, which yields MYFIDVQGTLISDEDKSPIRGSREFIKRCNTKQIPYMVVTNNTKRASKDFYDFLISQGFEFSFDKYLDPLMMLESRVEKDSVAAYGADEFLKTLQNMGYSLDYTNPKTVLVAIKEDFTNEEYAQMIEFLLLGAKLVGMHETSIYAKNSKRYPGVGAILKMLEFATSVSYEVVGKPSIAFYEESLRALKKQNPEAKFCDITMISDDVKGDLGGAKELGVKTFFVTSGKYKSEAEIVPFLDPELRPDRTYADMQEILEEL from the coding sequence TTGTACTTTATTGATGTTCAAGGCACACTTATAAGTGATGAGGATAAATCTCCCATTCGTGGAAGCAGAGAGTTTATAAAAAGATGCAATACAAAACAAATTCCATATATGGTTGTAACAAACAACACTAAGAGGGCATCAAAAGATTTTTATGATTTTTTAATCTCACAAGGTTTTGAATTTTCCTTTGATAAATACCTTGACCCACTTATGATGCTTGAATCTCGCGTAGAAAAAGACTCTGTTGCTGCTTATGGTGCTGATGAGTTTTTAAAAACTTTGCAGAACATGGGGTATAGCTTAGACTATACAAATCCTAAAACAGTTTTAGTGGCTATAAAAGAGGATTTTACTAACGAAGAGTATGCACAGATGATAGAGTTTTTACTCCTTGGTGCAAAGCTAGTTGGTATGCACGAGACTTCCATCTATGCAAAAAACTCTAAGAGATATCCTGGAGTGGGGGCGATTTTAAAGATGCTAGAGTTTGCAACTTCTGTAAGTTATGAGGTTGTTGGAAAGCCTAGTATCGCTTTTTATGAGGAGTCTCTAAGGGCTTTAAAAAAACAAAATCCTGAGGCTAAGTTTTGTGATATTACTATGATAAGTGACGATGTAAAGGGCGATTTAGGCGGAGCAAAAGAGCTGGGGGTAAAGACTTTTTTTGTAACAAGTGGAAAGTACAAAAGTGAAGCTGAGATAGTTCCATTTTTAGACCCAGAGTTAAGACCAGATAGAACTTATGCAGATATGCAAGAGATTTTGGAGGAGCTATGA
- the pheA gene encoding prephenate dehydratase, with the protein MKSLDDCRVAIDKLDSQMLDLLNERMRVVHRVGEIKKESGGAIYRPEREKAIIDRLEAQSKEKGGLLNKSAIAAIFLEIFAVSRNLEKPELIAYLGPEGTFTHQAAESRFGAMSDYLSLGSINAVFKTLEAKRAKFGVVPIENSKDGIVGETLDLLAKSSVKIVAELYMPIHMSFVTKAKKLSDIKRIYSKDKGFGQCREFLSEHGLVNVELIPVDSTAKAAILASQDESAAAICSHIAAKLYSVPTMFENIEDEHDSSTRFVILSDFKNAISGDDKTSILVKLEDAKEAGSLVHFLKDFDDENINLSKIESRPSKGNAGFGYWFYIDFYGHVDEAHIQKVLAKHDAEVTWLGSYVKGEDEV; encoded by the coding sequence ATGAAGAGCTTAGATGATTGTAGGGTGGCCATTGATAAGCTAGACTCGCAGATGCTAGATTTGTTAAATGAGAGAATGAGAGTTGTTCATCGTGTAGGCGAGATAAAAAAAGAGTCCGGTGGTGCTATTTATAGACCTGAGAGAGAAAAAGCCATCATTGACAGGCTTGAAGCTCAAAGCAAAGAAAAGGGTGGACTCTTAAACAAAAGTGCCATTGCAGCTATATTTTTGGAAATTTTTGCAGTTTCTAGAAACCTAGAAAAACCTGAACTCATAGCATACCTGGGACCAGAGGGAACATTTACCCATCAGGCTGCAGAGAGTCGTTTTGGCGCTATGAGTGACTATCTCTCTTTAGGTTCTATCAATGCAGTTTTTAAAACGCTTGAAGCAAAAAGAGCTAAGTTTGGAGTGGTCCCCATAGAGAATTCAAAAGATGGAATAGTTGGAGAGACACTTGATCTGCTTGCAAAAAGTAGTGTAAAGATAGTAGCGGAGCTTTATATGCCCATACATATGTCTTTTGTAACAAAAGCTAAAAAACTTAGCGATATTAAGAGAATATACTCAAAAGATAAAGGTTTTGGACAGTGTAGAGAGTTCTTATCTGAGCATGGACTTGTAAATGTTGAGCTCATTCCAGTTGACTCAACTGCTAAGGCTGCAATACTCGCATCACAAGATGAAAGTGCGGCAGCTATCTGTTCTCATATTGCTGCAAAACTCTACAGTGTTCCAACTATGTTTGAGAACATAGAAGATGAACATGATAGTTCTACTCGTTTTGTGATTTTAAGTGACTTTAAAAATGCTATAAGTGGAGATGATAAGACTTCAATCTTAGTAAAACTCGAAGATGCAAAAGAGGCAGGCTCCTTAGTTCACTTTCTAAAAGATTTTGATGATGAAAATATAAATCTCTCAAAGATTGAGTCTCGCCCATCAAAGGGCAATGCAGGTTTTGGTTACTGGTTTTATATAGATTTTTATGGGCATGTTGATGAAGCCCATATTCAAAAAGTGCTAGCAAAGCACGATGCTGAGGTTACTTGGCTTGGAAGTTATGTAAAGGGTGAAGATGAAGTTTAA
- the hisC gene encoding histidinol-phosphate transaminase, with protein sequence MKFNAKMKDIKNYEAGKPIELVVREFGIEPKDIIKLASNENPYGCSSRVSEAVSKIVTKMSLYPDDSMMDLKSGISKRFEVKDENVIIGSGSDQVIEFLIHAKADENSKILMNSITFAMYEIYAKHVGAEILRTTSQSHDLDEFYEIYKKEKPAIIFICTPNNPTGDAIDSQKLFDFLSKIDSNTLVVVDGAYMEYAILKDAKKEVKPKELIEMFENVIYLGTFSKAYGLGGMRVGYGLARTDIIKELYKIRPPFNVTTLSLEAAKVALSDEEFVKNSIVANFSEMKRYEEFVNEQKIDIIDSYTNFVTLCLNPSQNSSQIAGLLLKKGMIVRDLSSYNMNAIRVTVGTKEQNTRFFELIQEIL encoded by the coding sequence ATGAAGTTTAATGCCAAGATGAAAGATATTAAAAACTATGAAGCTGGAAAGCCTATAGAACTTGTTGTAAGAGAGTTTGGTATAGAGCCAAAAGATATTATAAAGCTTGCATCTAATGAAAATCCTTATGGATGTTCTAGCAGAGTTAGCGAGGCAGTATCAAAAATAGTTACAAAAATGTCCTTGTATCCAGATGACTCTATGATGGATTTAAAGAGTGGCATATCAAAAAGATTTGAAGTCAAAGATGAAAATGTAATAATCGGTTCTGGGAGTGACCAAGTCATAGAGTTTTTAATCCATGCAAAAGCAGATGAAAACTCTAAAATACTAATGAACTCGATTACATTTGCGATGTATGAAATTTACGCTAAACACGTAGGTGCTGAGATTTTACGGACTACTTCACAGTCGCATGATTTAGATGAGTTTTATGAGATTTACAAAAAAGAAAAACCAGCTATTATCTTTATATGTACACCAAACAACCCAACAGGAGATGCCATAGACTCACAAAAACTTTTTGACTTTTTAAGCAAGATTGACAGCAACACTTTAGTTGTTGTCGATGGTGCTTATATGGAGTATGCTATCCTTAAAGATGCAAAAAAAGAAGTCAAACCAAAAGAGCTTATAGAGATGTTTGAAAATGTAATCTATCTTGGAACTTTCTCAAAAGCTTATGGACTTGGTGGTATGAGAGTTGGTTATGGACTCGCACGTACTGACATTATAAAAGAGCTTTATAAAATCAGACCTCCTTTTAATGTTACTACACTCTCTCTTGAAGCTGCAAAAGTAGCTCTTAGTGATGAAGAATTTGTTAAAAATAGTATAGTTGCTAACTTTAGTGAGATGAAACGCTATGAAGAGTTTGTAAACGAGCAAAAAATAGATATAATTGACAGTTATACAAATTTTGTTACATTATGTCTAAATCCGAGCCAAAACTCTTCACAAATTGCAGGACTTCTTTTGAAAAAAGGGATGATTGTAAGGGATTTAAGTAGTTATAATATGAATGCTATTAGGGTGACAGTTGGAACAAAAGAGCAAAACACCCGCTTTTTTGAACTGATACAAGAGATACTATAA
- the fliF gene encoding flagellar basal-body MS-ring/collar protein FliF, with protein sequence MDFKVLFSQLVVLYTKLTKQQRAIIAIAVIGIVAFLIFLVVYTAKKKTDDDYEILFNSLSSEDAAKVVAQLEKDSIAYKLEDNNIIKVPKEVVYKERITIASMGIPKNTGVGFELFDTQEFGATSFDQNIKYLRALEGELSRTINALAPIESASVSLALPKDTLFVAKQVDPSASVMVTLVDGRKLSSKQIRGIKNLVASAVPKMQATNVMLVNSDGETLGDEDEMAQMGELSVVQQQYKTKEERKRQRKIIQVVSPFVGGEEKVVAQVNIDFDFSIQNSTSETFDPENVVRSEQISEEKREGSTPAEVGGVPGTVSNIGPVEGLKSNQTSEKYEKNTGTTNYEVGKTVSTTKSQFARIKKISAAVIVDGKYKYKLDEENKPTNELEYLALQESDLEALSSLVSRSIGIDEARGDQVSVKNLQFKRDTTVSEVDGVSKALTFSQTYLAPFSGLFKYLFVLILLLILYKKVISPFALKMLEVSKEDEELTRPSLEIEDDEEEDLVEKVQQMRKKVESQLGVGEGFNEDELKHEVLLEKVRNMAEDAPEELASLLQSLLVEEEQPYTREKKR encoded by the coding sequence ATGGATTTTAAGGTACTTTTTTCTCAGCTAGTTGTTCTTTATACAAAGCTTACTAAGCAACAAAGAGCTATTATTGCAATAGCTGTCATTGGGATAGTCGCTTTTTTGATTTTTTTGGTGGTATATACTGCTAAAAAGAAGACAGATGACGATTATGAAATTTTATTTAACTCCCTAAGCTCAGAAGATGCAGCTAAGGTAGTTGCTCAGTTGGAAAAAGATTCAATTGCATATAAACTAGAAGACAACAACATCATAAAAGTACCAAAAGAGGTAGTTTACAAGGAGCGTATAACTATAGCATCTATGGGTATTCCTAAGAATACTGGTGTAGGTTTTGAACTTTTTGACACACAAGAGTTTGGAGCTACTAGTTTTGACCAAAATATCAAATATCTTCGTGCGTTAGAGGGTGAACTCTCAAGAACCATAAATGCACTAGCTCCCATAGAGTCTGCAAGTGTTAGCTTAGCGCTTCCAAAAGATACACTTTTTGTCGCTAAGCAAGTTGATCCTAGTGCATCTGTTATGGTAACACTTGTTGATGGAAGAAAACTCTCATCTAAGCAAATCAGAGGTATAAAAAATCTTGTTGCATCTGCTGTGCCTAAGATGCAAGCAACAAACGTGATGCTTGTAAACTCTGATGGCGAGACTCTAGGTGATGAAGATGAGATGGCTCAAATGGGCGAACTCTCAGTTGTTCAACAACAGTACAAAACAAAAGAGGAGAGAAAAAGACAAAGAAAGATTATACAAGTTGTCTCTCCATTTGTAGGCGGCGAAGAGAAGGTTGTAGCTCAGGTAAATATAGACTTTGATTTCTCAATCCAAAACTCTACTTCTGAGACGTTTGATCCTGAGAATGTTGTTAGAAGCGAGCAGATAAGCGAAGAAAAAAGAGAAGGAAGTACCCCAGCAGAAGTTGGTGGGGTTCCTGGAACTGTAAGTAATATAGGACCGGTTGAGGGCTTAAAGAGTAACCAGACTAGTGAGAAGTATGAAAAAAATACAGGTACTACTAACTACGAGGTTGGTAAAACAGTCTCAACTACAAAGTCACAATTTGCCCGCATAAAAAAGATTAGTGCGGCAGTTATAGTTGATGGAAAGTACAAATATAAACTAGATGAAGAGAATAAACCAACAAATGAACTTGAGTATTTAGCACTTCAAGAGAGTGATCTTGAGGCCTTGTCTTCACTTGTTAGTCGTTCTATTGGTATAGATGAAGCAAGAGGTGATCAGGTAAGTGTTAAGAATTTGCAGTTTAAAAGGGATACTACTGTAAGTGAAGTTGATGGAGTCTCAAAGGCGCTGACCTTTTCTCAAACTTATTTAGCACCATTTTCTGGACTCTTTAAATATCTTTTTGTTCTTATTTTACTTTTGATACTTTACAAAAAAGTTATCTCTCCTTTTGCTCTTAAAATGCTCGAAGTTTCAAAAGAGGATGAGGAGCTAACTCGCCCATCACTTGAGATAGAAGATGATGAAGAAGAGGACTTAGTAGAAAAAGTTCAACAGATGCGTAAAAAAGTTGAGAGTCAATTGGGCGTTGGAGAGGGCTTTAATGAAGATGAACTAAAACATGAAGTTCTTTTAGAAAAAGTTAGAAATATGGCAGAAGATGCACCAGAAGAGTTGGCATCTCTTCTTCAGTCTCTACTAGTTGAGGAAGAACAACCTTATACAAGAGAGAAAAAAAGGTAG
- the fliG gene encoding flagellar motor switch protein FliG, which produces MSLNPTQQAKYDEMSMAEKISILLMQLGEEPTAAIFSNMNVDAITEISKYIAGNKSVEKAIATTILEEFHAIFQSGQFLTSGGLEYARELLYRTLGPEEAKRVLDKLSKSMQNTQNFSYLSKIKPQQLSDFIVNEHPQTIALILAHMDPTEAADTLQFFPDDLRSEVAMRMARLGDISPSVIKRVSAVLESKLESLASYKVEVGGPRAVADIFNRLGAKSAKATLSQVEQIDEELATQIKEMMFTFEDIVTLDKTAITEILKAVDKKELMLALKSAPEELKEKFFSGMSERAKEAFDEEMQFLGAVKMKDVENAQRQIVELVNGLAEAGTIQMGSNDEMVE; this is translated from the coding sequence ATGAGTTTAAATCCAACACAACAAGCAAAATATGATGAAATGAGTATGGCTGAAAAGATATCTATATTGCTAATGCAATTAGGAGAAGAGCCAACAGCAGCAATTTTTTCAAATATGAATGTAGATGCAATAACAGAGATCTCAAAATATATTGCAGGGAACAAGAGTGTTGAAAAAGCAATAGCTACTACCATACTTGAAGAGTTTCATGCAATATTTCAATCGGGTCAGTTTCTTACATCTGGTGGTTTGGAATATGCTAGAGAGCTTTTATATAGAACTCTAGGTCCAGAAGAGGCTAAAAGAGTTTTAGATAAGTTGTCAAAAAGTATGCAAAATACTCAAAACTTCTCCTATTTGTCAAAAATCAAGCCTCAACAACTCTCAGATTTTATAGTTAATGAGCATCCACAAACTATTGCACTTATACTAGCTCATATGGATCCAACTGAAGCTGCCGACACACTTCAGTTCTTTCCAGATGATCTTCGTTCAGAAGTTGCTATGAGGATGGCTAGACTTGGAGATATCTCTCCATCTGTTATAAAAAGAGTATCAGCAGTGTTAGAGTCAAAGCTAGAGTCTTTGGCATCGTACAAAGTCGAAGTTGGTGGACCTCGTGCGGTTGCAGATATCTTTAACCGTCTTGGTGCAAAAAGTGCAAAAGCTACACTATCTCAAGTTGAGCAGATAGATGAGGAGCTAGCTACTCAGATAAAAGAGATGATGTTTACTTTTGAAGATATTGTCACTCTTGATAAAACTGCTATTACAGAGATACTTAAAGCGGTTGATAAAAAAGAGCTTATGCTTGCCTTAAAAAGTGCACCTGAAGAGCTTAAAGAGAAGTTTTTTTCTGGTATGAGTGAGAGAGCAAAAGAGGCATTTGATGAGGAGATGCAGTTTCTTGGTGCTGTTAAGATGAAAGATGTTGAGAATGCTCAAAGACAGATTGTTGAACTTGTAAATGGACTAGCTGAGGCTGGAACTATACAGATGGGTTCAAACGATGAGATGGTAGAGTAA
- the fliH gene encoding flagellar assembly protein FliH, which produces MATVISNEKLVKHNVDKYTFKVLAMGPSSDASVQKSTLEKNEKNEKKEPEKPKTSVDASSISTNSKDSLIESLMKKTDDMSSNFIKLQMKLESMSQEHKKEIEKVKAESFQEGIIEGKEQALKEEQANFKNSQEQFINSIKTLEESASEYEKALEGIKSELVSAAIDISKEVINVELSKSSSEIAEVLSRELIKELQGASKIKLRVNPKNHEDLSKNLGSLEHVDIVSDGAVSEGGVIAISDAGNIDAQISKRFERVKRAALSE; this is translated from the coding sequence ATGGCAACTGTAATCTCAAATGAAAAGCTTGTAAAACACAATGTTGATAAATATACTTTTAAAGTGTTGGCTATGGGTCCATCTTCTGATGCTAGTGTACAAAAAAGTACTTTAGAAAAAAATGAAAAAAATGAAAAAAAAGAACCAGAAAAGCCTAAAACCAGTGTAGATGCAAGCTCTATAAGCACGAATTCAAAAGACTCTCTTATCGAGTCATTGATGAAAAAAACTGATGATATGTCTTCTAACTTTATAAAGCTACAGATGAAGTTAGAGTCTATGAGCCAAGAGCATAAAAAAGAGATAGAAAAAGTAAAAGCAGAGTCATTTCAAGAGGGTATAATAGAGGGTAAAGAGCAGGCTTTAAAAGAGGAGCAGGCAAATTTTAAAAATTCTCAAGAGCAGTTTATAAACTCTATAAAGACTCTAGAGGAGAGTGCATCTGAGTATGAAAAAGCCTTAGAGGGGATAAAATCTGAACTAGTTAGTGCTGCAATTGATATATCAAAAGAGGTTATCAATGTAGAGCTATCAAAAAGTTCAAGTGAGATAGCTGAGGTTTTATCAAGAGAGCTTATAAAAGAGCTTCAAGGAGCCTCAAAGATAAAACTACGGGTAAATCCTAAAAATCATGAAGACCTATCTAAAAATCTAGGTTCACTAGAACATGTTGATATTGTCTCAGATGGTGCTGTTAGTGAGGGCGGAGTTATCGCTATTAGTGACGCGGGAAATATAGATGCTCAAATCTCTAAAAGGTTTGAGCGGGTAAAAAGAGCAGCTTTAAGTGAATAA
- the dxs gene encoding 1-deoxy-D-xylulose-5-phosphate synthase: protein MINVKEKNIKELEVLCQEIREKILKVVSKNGGHLSSTLGATELIVAMHKVFDIEKDPFIFDVSHQSYAHKLLTMRWEKFDTLRQFGGICGYTKPSESEYDYFVAGHSSTSISLGVGAAKAIKLKGEQKARIPVVMIGDGSMTAGMVYEALNELGEIKFPLVIILNDNEMSIAKPIGAVSRMLSSAMASPFYQKFKKHTENFVDNFGDGAHYIAKRMEESLKLITPGMLFEEMGINYIGPVDGHNLSQLIEIMQTAKNLNQPVVIHAQTLKGKGYDIAEGKEEKWHGVGPFDLSNGHSSKKSSAKSATQIYTEALMHLAKNNEKIVGVTAAMPSGTGLSELIEAYPDRFWDVAIAEQHAVTSMAALAKEGFKPFCTIYSTFLQRAYDQVIHDTCLMDLPVVFALDRAGIVGEDGETHQGVFDISFLRAIPNMTLFAPRDEKSFHQALGFAAEYQHPCSLRYPRGSFIETNLPESAPFELAKSQLLRSDNSDILFIGYGNGVGRAYETAELLDFEVNILDLRFVKPLDEEMLLDMATKHKKWFVFSDSSKMGGVGSTILEFLSYAKILDVEVESFEYGDKFITHGNTKLVEESLGLLPQQLALRVKERV, encoded by the coding sequence ATGATAAATGTAAAAGAAAAAAATATAAAAGAGCTAGAAGTTCTTTGTCAAGAGATAAGAGAAAAAATTTTAAAAGTTGTTAGTAAAAATGGTGGACATCTTAGTTCAACCTTGGGTGCAACTGAGCTAATTGTAGCTATGCACAAAGTTTTTGATATAGAGAAAGACCCTTTCATTTTCGATGTATCACATCAATCTTATGCACACAAACTACTAACTATGAGATGGGAAAAGTTTGACACGCTTCGCCAGTTTGGGGGCATCTGTGGATACACAAAACCAAGTGAATCTGAGTATGATTATTTTGTAGCTGGACATAGTTCTACCTCTATATCTTTAGGGGTGGGAGCTGCAAAGGCGATAAAGTTAAAAGGTGAGCAAAAAGCAAGAATCCCTGTAGTTATGATAGGTGATGGTTCAATGACGGCTGGTATGGTTTATGAAGCATTAAATGAGCTAGGAGAGATAAAATTTCCTTTAGTAATTATCTTAAATGATAATGAGATGAGTATCGCAAAACCAATAGGTGCAGTGAGTAGGATGTTGAGCTCTGCAATGGCATCTCCATTTTACCAAAAGTTTAAAAAACATACGGAAAACTTTGTAGATAACTTTGGTGATGGTGCTCATTACATAGCTAAGAGAATGGAGGAGAGCTTAAAACTTATCACTCCTGGAATGCTCTTTGAAGAGATGGGCATAAACTATATTGGTCCTGTTGATGGGCATAACCTTTCTCAACTCATAGAAATCATGCAGACTGCTAAAAATCTCAATCAACCTGTTGTTATTCACGCTCAGACTCTCAAGGGTAAGGGTTATGATATTGCAGAGGGTAAAGAAGAGAAGTGGCACGGTGTTGGTCCTTTTGATTTAAGTAATGGTCACAGTTCAAAGAAGTCTTCAGCTAAGAGTGCTACTCAGATTTATACAGAGGCACTTATGCATCTAGCAAAAAACAATGAAAAAATAGTTGGAGTTACTGCTGCTATGCCTAGTGGCACGGGACTTAGTGAGCTTATAGAGGCTTATCCTGATAGATTTTGGGATGTAGCCATTGCAGAACAACACGCAGTTACCTCGATGGCAGCTTTAGCAAAAGAGGGTTTTAAACCTTTTTGTACAATTTACTCAACATTTTTACAACGCGCTTATGATCAAGTTATTCATGATACCTGTTTGATGGATTTACCTGTTGTTTTTGCACTTGATCGTGCTGGAATAGTAGGTGAAGATGGAGAGACACATCAGGGTGTTTTTGATATTAGTTTTTTAAGAGCTATCCCAAATATGACACTTTTTGCTCCCAGAGATGAGAAGTCATTCCATCAAGCACTTGGGTTTGCTGCAGAGTATCAGCATCCATGTTCACTAAGATATCCAAGAGGCTCATTTATAGAGACTAATCTACCAGAATCAGCTCCTTTTGAGTTAGCAAAATCTCAACTACTTCGCTCAGATAACAGCGACATACTCTTTATAGGATATGGAAATGGAGTTGGTCGCGCTTATGAAACAGCAGAACTCTTAGATTTTGAGGTAAACATATTAGATTTGAGGTTTGTAAAACCATTAGATGAAGAGATGCTACTTGATATGGCTACTAAGCATAAAAAATGGTTTGTATTTAGTGATAGCTCTAAAATGGGTGGAGTTGGCTCTACAATACTAGAATTTTTATCTTATGCTAAAATCTTAGATGTGGAGGTTGAGAGTTTTGAATATGGGGATAAATTTATAACTCATGGAAATACAAAACTAGTAGAAGAGTCCCTTGGACTTCTTCCACAACAGCTAGCTCTTAGAGTTAAAGAGAGAGTTTAG